Proteins found in one Gopherus flavomarginatus isolate rGopFla2 chromosome 18, rGopFla2.mat.asm, whole genome shotgun sequence genomic segment:
- the RRAS gene encoding ras-related protein R-Ras — protein MAPKEPGAPQEKYKLVVVGGGGVGKSALTIQFIQSYFVSDYDPTIEDSYTKICTIDGTPTRLDILDTAGQEEFGAMREQYMRTGEGFLLIYAINDRGSFTEISKFHTQILRVKDRDDFPMILVGNKADLDLQRQVPKEEALGFAQENRIPYMEASAKIRLNVDESFHEVVRAIRRFQELETPPAPTVHPTTKESSGCPCCIL, from the exons ATGGCCCCCAAAGAGCCGGGCGCACCCCAGGAGAAATACaagctggtggtggtgggagggggcggCGTGGGGAAAAGCGCCCTGACCATCCAGTTTATTCAG tcgTACTTTGTCTCGGACTATGACCCCACAATCGAGGACTCCTACACGAAGATTTGCACCATTGATGGGACCCCAACCCGGCTGGACA TCCTGGACACGGCCGGGCAGGAGGAGTTCGGGGCCATGCGGGAGCAGTACATGCGCACAGGGGAGGGGTTCCTGCTCATCTACGCCATCAATGATCGCGGCAG CTTCACCGAGATCAGCAAGTTCCACACCCAGATCCTGCGGGTCAAAGACCGGGACGACTTTCCCATGATCCTCGTGGGCAACAAGGCTGACCTGGACCTGCAGCGCCAG GTGCCCAAGGAGGAGGCGCTGGGCTTCGCCCAGGAGAATCGCATCCCCTACATGGAGGCCTCGGCCAAGATCCGCCTCAACGTAGATGAGTCCTTCCATGAGGTGGTCCGGGCCATCAG GAGGTTCCAGGAGCTGGAGACCCCCCCTGCTCCTACTGTGCACCCCACAACTAAAGAGTCCAGCGGCTGCCCCTGCTGCATCCTGTGA